The Chelonoidis abingdonii isolate Lonesome George chromosome 21, CheloAbing_2.0, whole genome shotgun sequence genome contains a region encoding:
- the LOC116820347 gene encoding glucose-6-phosphatase catalytic subunit 1-like isoform X2, with translation MDLLHSAGVQVVQYLQENYQGSQDWFLFISFAADLRNTFFILFPIWFYLCEAVGVKLIWVAVIGDWLNLVFKWILFGQRPYWWVHETDYYGNASTPVIQQFPLTCETGPGSPSGHAMGSAGVYYVMVTALLPCIQGTWHGSCAARCLRSLLWLVFLAVQVCVCLSRVFLAAHFPHQVIAGVISGMVVAEAFDHIHSIYNASLRRYLGTTLFLFSFALGFYLLLKALGVDLLWTLEKAKRWCDRPEWIHIETTPFAGLLRNLGILFGLGLALNSQMYLESCKGKMGQQLPFRLSCIAASLLVLHLFDSFDLPTDRELLFYVLSFCKSAAAHLCAVPLIPYCVAQVLRRGDKKIL, from the exons ATGGACCTGCTGCACAGTGCTGGAGTGCAGGTGGTGCAGTACCTGCAGGAGAACTACCAGGGCTCCCAGGACTGGTTCCTCTTCATCTCCTTTGCTGCCGACCTCAGAAACACCTTCTTCATCCTCTTCCCCATCTGGTTCTACCTCTGTGAGGCGGTGGGCGTCAAGCTGATCTGGGTAGCCGTGATCGGGGACTGGCTCAACCTGGTCTTTAAGTG GATCCTCTTTGGGCAGAGACCCTACTGGTGGGTCCATGAGACCGATTACTATGGCAATGCCTCCACCCCTGTGATCCAGCAGTTCCCCCTCACCTGTGAGACTGGCCCAG GAAGCCCCTCAGGCCACGCCATGGGTTCTGCTGGAGTCTACTACGTCATGGTGACTGCCCTGCTGCCCTGCATCCAGGGCACCTGGCACGGATCCTGTGCAGCCAG GTGCCTCCGCAGCCTCCTATGGCTTGTGTTCTTGGCCGTGCAGGTCTGTGTCTGCTTGTCCCGAGTCTTCCTAGCTGCTCACTTCCCCCATCAGGTGATCGCAGGTGTCATCTCAG GAATGGTAGTAGCAGAAGCATTTGACCACATCCACTCCATCTACAACGCCAGTCTCCGGAGGTACCTGGGCACCACCCTCTTCCTGTTCAGCTTCGCCCTGGGGTTCTACCTGCTGCTGAAGGCTCTCGGTGTTGACCTGCTGTGGACCCTGGAGAAAGCCAAGAGGTGGTGTGACCGGCCGGAGTGGATCCACATTGAAACCACCCCCTTCGCCGGCCTCCTTAGGAACCTGGGCATCCtgtttgggctggggctggccctCAACTCCCAGATGTACCTGGAGAGCTGCAAAGGGAAAATGGGCCAGCAGCTGCCCTTCCGCTTGAGCTGCATCGCGGCCTCGCTCCTCGTCCTGCACCTCTTCGACTCCTTCGACCTCCCCACAGACAGAGAGCTACTGTTCTACGTCCTGTCCTTCTGCAAGAGCGCCGCTGCCCACCTGTGTGCTGTGCCACTCATCCCCT
- the LOC116820347 gene encoding glucose-6-phosphatase catalytic subunit 1-like isoform X1, with amino-acid sequence MDLLHSAGVQVVQYLQENYQGSQDWFLFISFAADLRNTFFILFPIWFYLCEAVGVKLIWVAVIGDWLNLVFKWILFGQRPYWWVHETDYYGNASTPVIQQFPLTCETGPGSPSGHAMGSAGVYYVMVTALLPLLLPCVPTTFLAGCLCRCLRSLLWLVFLAVQVCVCLSRVFLAAHFPHQVIAGVISGMVVAEAFDHIHSIYNASLRRYLGTTLFLFSFALGFYLLLKALGVDLLWTLEKAKRWCDRPEWIHIETTPFAGLLRNLGILFGLGLALNSQMYLESCKGKMGQQLPFRLSCIAASLLVLHLFDSFDLPTDRELLFYVLSFCKSAAAHLCAVPLIPYCVAQVLRRGDKKIL; translated from the exons ATGGACCTGCTGCACAGTGCTGGAGTGCAGGTGGTGCAGTACCTGCAGGAGAACTACCAGGGCTCCCAGGACTGGTTCCTCTTCATCTCCTTTGCTGCCGACCTCAGAAACACCTTCTTCATCCTCTTCCCCATCTGGTTCTACCTCTGTGAGGCGGTGGGCGTCAAGCTGATCTGGGTAGCCGTGATCGGGGACTGGCTCAACCTGGTCTTTAAGTG GATCCTCTTTGGGCAGAGACCCTACTGGTGGGTCCATGAGACCGATTACTATGGCAATGCCTCCACCCCTGTGATCCAGCAGTTCCCCCTCACCTGTGAGACTGGCCCAG GAAGCCCCTCAGGCCACGCCATGGGTTCTGCTGGAGTCTACTACGTCATGGTGACTGCCCTGCTGCCCT TGCTTTTGCCCTGTGTGCCCACGACCTTCCTGGCTGGCTGTCTCTGCAGGTGCCTCCGCAGCCTCCTATGGCTTGTGTTCTTGGCCGTGCAGGTCTGTGTCTGCTTGTCCCGAGTCTTCCTAGCTGCTCACTTCCCCCATCAGGTGATCGCAGGTGTCATCTCAG GAATGGTAGTAGCAGAAGCATTTGACCACATCCACTCCATCTACAACGCCAGTCTCCGGAGGTACCTGGGCACCACCCTCTTCCTGTTCAGCTTCGCCCTGGGGTTCTACCTGCTGCTGAAGGCTCTCGGTGTTGACCTGCTGTGGACCCTGGAGAAAGCCAAGAGGTGGTGTGACCGGCCGGAGTGGATCCACATTGAAACCACCCCCTTCGCCGGCCTCCTTAGGAACCTGGGCATCCtgtttgggctggggctggccctCAACTCCCAGATGTACCTGGAGAGCTGCAAAGGGAAAATGGGCCAGCAGCTGCCCTTCCGCTTGAGCTGCATCGCGGCCTCGCTCCTCGTCCTGCACCTCTTCGACTCCTTCGACCTCCCCACAGACAGAGAGCTACTGTTCTACGTCCTGTCCTTCTGCAAGAGCGCCGCTGCCCACCTGTGTGCTGTGCCACTCATCCCCT